In a single window of the Oscillospiraceae bacterium genome:
- the rsmD gene encoding 16S rRNA (guanine(966)-N(2))-methyltransferase RsmD — protein MRVITGQWRGSKLHSLPGDATRPTSDRVKEAIFNIIQFDVEGRRALDLFAGNGQLGIEALSRGARDCVFVDNSRAAADILRQNVEKVHAQEQSRVLVKDALAFLQGAEEPFGLIFIDPPYRSTFIRKALALIAERNLLQDGGLIVCESDIDDQWEAPAQWNAVEYRYGRVKVTVYGGRA, from the coding sequence ATGAGAGTTATTACAGGACAATGGCGCGGCAGTAAGTTGCACAGCCTGCCCGGCGACGCGACACGGCCGACATCTGATCGTGTGAAAGAAGCGATTTTTAATATTATTCAATTTGACGTCGAGGGACGGCGCGCGCTGGACCTGTTTGCCGGCAACGGGCAGCTGGGTATCGAGGCATTGAGCCGCGGGGCACGGGATTGTGTATTTGTTGACAACAGTCGTGCGGCGGCAGATATTTTGCGTCAAAACGTCGAAAAAGTGCATGCGCAAGAACAGTCACGCGTATTGGTCAAGGATGCATTGGCGTTCCTGCAAGGCGCGGAAGAGCCGTTTGGGTTGATTTTTATTGACCCGCCGTATCGCAGCACTTTCATCCGCAAGGCGTTGGCGTTGATTGCCGAGCGGAATTTACTGCAAGATGGCGGCCTGATTGTCTGTGAAAGCGATATCGATGACCAATGGGAAGCCCCCGCACAATGGAATGCGGTGGAGTATCGCTACGGGCGGGTGAAAGTGACGGTGTACGGGGGGCGGGCATGA
- the coaD gene encoding pantetheine-phosphate adenylyltransferase → MKTAIYPGSFDPLTYGHLDIIARAAKLADTLIVSVMRNIDKMSLFMPDERATMLRCAVDEQELGENIEIITSEGLVADLARGLDTYGKPVIIKGVRDAQDFYIEQQMAALNQAENMMLETLLLPANPQLAHLSSSAFKEFARYGGNLAHFAPDFVVTAVKKRITELVN, encoded by the coding sequence ATGAAAACAGCCATCTATCCCGGCAGTTTCGACCCATTGACGTATGGGCATCTCGACATTATCGCCCGCGCGGCAAAACTGGCTGATACACTTATCGTTTCTGTCATGCGCAACATCGATAAAATGTCGCTGTTTATGCCTGACGAACGTGCGACAATGCTTCGCTGTGCTGTTGACGAGCAAGAGTTGGGGGAAAATATCGAGATTATCACTTCCGAAGGGCTTGTTGCCGACCTTGCGCGGGGGCTTGACACTTATGGTAAACCTGTTATAATAAAGGGTGTGAGGGATGCGCAAGACTTTTATATAGAACAACAAATGGCGGCATTAAATCAGGCAGAAAACATGATGTTGGAAACGCTTCTGCTGCCCGCCAATCCGCAATTGGCGCATTTGAGCAGCAGCGCGTTCAAGGAGTTTGCGCGGTATGGTGGCAACTTAGCGCATTTCGCGCCGGATTTTGTTGTTACAGCGGTAAAGAAAAGAATCACCGAATTGGTGAATTAA
- a CDS encoding ATPase, with protein sequence MSGISGNTENLLDNLSELLQKAFSLPFGADRCIVDRDKVLGLIDEVRNVMPPEIEQACQIVQSRNDIINDAKREAAAIKRQAEERALQIVNESKIVQEAKSKAREIESKARLHEREVRGAANDYVEDTLKKLGEFVAQLGGGLNTINGELQKVRGEFKSAARAVEQR encoded by the coding sequence ATGTCGGGAATTTCAGGCAACACGGAAAATTTATTGGACAATCTGAGCGAACTTTTGCAGAAGGCATTTTCTTTGCCGTTTGGTGCGGATAGGTGCATTGTAGACCGTGATAAGGTGCTGGGGTTGATTGACGAGGTGCGTAACGTCATGCCGCCGGAAATTGAGCAGGCTTGCCAAATTGTGCAAAGCCGCAACGACATTATCAATGATGCCAAGCGTGAGGCGGCGGCGATTAAACGGCAGGCCGAAGAGCGGGCACTGCAAATTGTCAATGAGAGTAAAATTGTGCAGGAAGCCAAGTCGAAAGCGCGTGAGATTGAGTCAAAAGCGCGGTTGCATGAGCGTGAAGTGCGTGGTGCGGCGAATGACTATGTTGAAGATACGTTGAAGAAATTGGGTGAGTTCGTGGCGCAATTGGGCGGCGGATTGAATACGATAAACGGTGAGTTGCAGAAGGTGCGTGGCGAATTTAAGAGCGCGGCAAGGGCAGTGGAGCAGAGATAG
- a CDS encoding phosphoribosylaminoimidazolesuccinocarboxamide synthase, giving the protein MQQVYKGKTKDVYKLDNGQYLLKFKDDMTGEDGKFDPGANTIGLSVEGAGRAGLRLTEYFYTHIENAGYPTHFIAADVDAATLTAKPAEVIGKGLEVICRFRAAGSFLRRYGDYCTEGQQLDAFVEMTLKDDERGDPPISRDAAAMLGLLSHDEYDRLVVLTQEISRLIKQLLAKKGLDLYDIKLEFGRIDGQIALMDEISGGNMRVYKDGVYVEPLGLVDLILG; this is encoded by the coding sequence ATGCAACAAGTTTACAAAGGCAAGACCAAAGACGTTTACAAACTCGATAACGGGCAGTATTTGTTAAAATTCAAAGACGACATGACCGGCGAAGATGGCAAATTTGACCCGGGCGCCAACACTATTGGGTTGTCCGTTGAGGGCGCGGGGCGCGCGGGGCTTCGCTTGACCGAATACTTCTACACGCACATCGAAAACGCCGGCTATCCCACGCATTTCATCGCCGCCGATGTTGATGCTGCGACACTGACCGCTAAACCCGCTGAAGTCATCGGCAAGGGCTTGGAAGTTATCTGCCGCTTTCGCGCCGCGGGTAGTTTCTTGCGGCGGTACGGCGACTATTGCACCGAAGGGCAGCAACTCGACGCCTTTGTGGAAATGACGCTCAAAGACGACGAGCGCGGCGATCCACCTATTTCACGCGATGCCGCGGCCATGTTGGGCTTATTGAGCCATGACGAGTACGATAGATTGGTCGTTTTGACACAGGAGATTTCGCGATTGATTAAGCAGCTGCTTGCAAAGAAGGGGCTTGACCTATACGACATCAAGCTGGAATTCGGGCGTATTGACGGGCAGATTGCCTTGATGGACGAAATCAGCGGCGGCAATATGCGCGTGTATAAGGACGGCGTGTATGTTGAGCCGTTGGGGCTGGTTGATTTAATCCTTGGATAG
- a CDS encoding MerR family transcriptional regulator — MSDLIKIKDVSDKYDITARTLRYYEDMGLIESSRSDEYAYRLYDENAVRRIEQILILRKLNISIKDIQRIFNTSGSDAVLDVLGKKVDDIDGEVSLLHELKSIILDFIAEIKQVDFGKGADIKSLYDKANEIETRLVNVDYGGNPATVNRLAEITEKLNSNKMPEVRVIQIPKCKVATSGAPDTTNSKVWDFSNWWSDYEPKRRYTKYYPYNDFLFGEDGGAVWWMMVEDDATSEDCGGYEIIDFEGGLYAVHTAIDGDGESNSLVIEKIMKWIESTNFEFDEIRGRRYCMGHMINPTEEIKKGLGYHQYELFVPIKLKEGV, encoded by the coding sequence ATGAGCGACCTAATCAAAATCAAAGACGTATCGGACAAGTACGATATTACAGCGCGTACTCTGCGCTATTACGAGGACATGGGGTTGATAGAAAGTAGCCGTAGTGACGAGTACGCCTATCGCTTATATGACGAAAATGCCGTGCGAAGAATTGAGCAGATTCTAATTCTACGTAAACTCAATATCAGCATCAAAGATATACAACGAATTTTCAACACGTCCGGCTCTGATGCCGTTTTGGATGTGTTAGGCAAAAAGGTTGATGATATTGACGGCGAAGTGTCGTTATTGCACGAACTCAAATCAATAATTTTAGATTTTATCGCAGAAATCAAGCAAGTTGATTTTGGTAAAGGCGCAGATATCAAATCATTATATGACAAAGCAAATGAAATCGAAACACGGCTTGTCAATGTGGATTACGGCGGCAATCCAGCAACAGTGAACCGATTGGCAGAAATTACGGAAAAATTAAATTCCAACAAAATGCCGGAAGTACGTGTTATACAAATACCAAAATGTAAAGTGGCAACTTCGGGAGCACCTGATACTACAAACTCGAAAGTTTGGGATTTTTCAAATTGGTGGTCTGACTATGAACCGAAAAGGCGATATACTAAATATTATCCATATAACGATTTTTTGTTCGGAGAAGATGGTGGCGCCGTATGGTGGATGATGGTAGAAGATGATGCTACAAGCGAAGATTGTGGCGGATATGAAATCATCGACTTTGAAGGTGGGTTATATGCTGTTCACACTGCTATAGACGGTGACGGCGAAAGTAATAGTCTTGTAATTGAAAAAATTATGAAATGGATTGAATCAACTAATTTTGAGTTTGACGAAATACGCGGCAGACGTTATTGTATGGGACATATGATAAATCCTACAGAAGAAATAAAAAAAGGATTAGGCTATCATCAATATGAATTATTTGTGCCGATTAAATTGAAAGAGGGTGTGTAA
- a CDS encoding N-acetylmuramoyl-L-alanine amidase, with the protein MTITQRNSPNHRVGRQGHTPDFIVCHTTGGSFTSAINTIMNSANQVSYHYVVARDGAVTQLVRLIDTAWHAGTTNNGGNADNRHSTIATVRDRQVNANLYTVGIGFADMANGNASPQQVDTAVALISHIRDEVRRIYDFEIPMTRTNIIGHNETTPRTRAFCPGVNFPFNEIIRRISEQHAARPAIPPTPSAIAAGDVVRLTDSATYYDGRTIPAWVRNENWIVSAIWGDRAVIDKSQSGAHAIKSPVNVRHLTVVGSDAISTQVPEPATTHRPLDDIAHEVIRGNWGNGTERRQQLTAAGYDAAAVQRRVNEMLRA; encoded by the coding sequence ATGACTATTACACAAAGAAATAGCCCAAATCACAGAGTGGGACGGCAGGGGCACACGCCTGACTTTATTGTTTGCCATACAACCGGCGGCAGCTTTACCAGCGCGATCAACACAATCATGAATTCCGCCAATCAAGTGTCTTATCATTATGTCGTGGCACGTGACGGTGCAGTGACGCAGCTTGTACGGCTTATTGACACAGCGTGGCACGCCGGAACGACCAATAACGGCGGCAACGCGGATAATCGACATTCGACAATTGCTACTGTGCGCGATCGCCAAGTCAACGCAAACTTATATACCGTTGGCATCGGCTTTGCCGACATGGCTAATGGTAATGCCAGCCCGCAGCAGGTTGACACAGCAGTCGCTTTAATTTCACATATTCGTGACGAAGTTAGACGCATCTATGACTTTGAAATTCCTATGACGCGGACAAATATCATTGGTCACAATGAAACTACCCCGCGTACAAGGGCATTTTGCCCGGGTGTAAATTTTCCATTCAATGAGATTATCCGGCGTATTAGCGAACAACATGCAGCACGTCCTGCAATACCACCTACACCTTCCGCTATTGCGGCGGGTGATGTTGTACGACTTACTGATAGTGCTACATATTACGACGGCCGGACCATTCCGGCATGGGTACGGAACGAAAACTGGATTGTGTCTGCCATATGGGGCGACCGCGCTGTCATTGACAAGAGCCAATCGGGTGCACATGCTATTAAAAGTCCAGTCAATGTGAGGCACTTAACGGTAGTTGGCAGCGATGCGATATCTACACAAGTACCGGAACCAGCGACAACACACCGCCCATTGGATGATATCGCCCACGAAGTCATTCGCGGCAATTGGGGCAATGGTACAGAACGTCGGCAACAATTGACGGCAGCAGGATATGATGCTGCGGCTGTGCAGAGACGAGTAAACGAGATGCTGAGGGCATAA